The Pleuronectes platessa chromosome 11, fPlePla1.1, whole genome shotgun sequence genome includes a window with the following:
- the LOC128450839 gene encoding TMF-regulated nuclear protein 1-like, which produces MKRRQRNTDSHEEDTTGNMAAAIKNKDPHPDLQPPGSPSPSSSSSPPLLPLALPPSTSASALLALASPATRRSISMGDFRRVAGALLNRSEPPSTSATAPSSKHVTPSSSMEFEAARRRLLEVEERQRVIREMERRLEELREVFVRSEEEVVVHGEVVSRISSGAQQGELYVAENSQRLKKGLRFKKHRPTIVFSSMLGLRTCLPWPVKLK; this is translated from the coding sequence ATGAAGCGAcgacaaagaaacacagactcCCACGAGGAGGACACAACCGGGAACATGGCAGCAGCTATTAAAAACAAGGACCCACATCCAGATCTTCAACCGCCGGGTTCAccttctccatcatcatcatcgtctcctcctctcctcccactggCCCTGCCACCGTCCACATCTGCCTCCGCTCTCCTGGCTCTGGCTTctccggccaccaggcgctccaTTTCCATGGGAGACTTCCGCAGGGTGGCAGGGGCTCTCCTAAACAGGTCCGAACCCCCGTCCACCTCAGCCACGGCCCCCTCGTCCAAGCACGTCACCCCCAGCTCCAGCATGGAGTTCGAGGCGGCTCGTCGGCGCCTCCTGGAGGTTGAGGAGCGCCAGCGGGTCATCAGAGAGATGGAGCGACGGCTGGAGGAGCTCAGGGAGGTGTTTGTGCgctcggaggaggaggtggtggttcACGGGGAGGTGGTGTCGAGGATATCTAGCGGGgcccagcagggggagctgtaTGTGGCGGAGAACAGCCAGCGGTTGAAGAAAGGCCTGAGGTTCAAGAAGCATCGACCCACCATCGTCTTCTCCTCCATGCTTGGACTCCGCACGTGCCTGCCCTGGCCTGTGAAGCTCAAATAG